A window of Benincasa hispida cultivar B227 chromosome 9, ASM972705v1, whole genome shotgun sequence genomic DNA:
tcaatttaataagACCTGGGGACAATGGGACAGCttgaaaactaattaattacttGGTAACGACCATCAAACTTATTAATTAATGCCAATCGTCAAAGACattcttctctaaattataaatatatcaactaAAAACCATCACTTTCAAGTTTTACATCACTCGGTACTCCatctcatttaaatttcatatgAAAAATTGTAGTAACGCATACACAACCCTTGATTGCACTCACATAACCACTAATTAAAAATGACGAAAAGGAGATCTAATCACATTAAAGAATAATTTATCAATCGATAACATAGTAGAAATTTTCTCAAACTTAATCTACACAACATGGGAGGTGAGTCGTCAACGTGGTGGAGGCGGGTAAATGCCAGAGGGGCCTGAGCCTGAAACTCATGGAAGTTTGATCAGCCATTTAAGCTGTGGTTTGAATAATTAATGAAGAAACGAAAATGTACCTGGTGGAGGTGGAGGATGAATTGGGTACTGTGATAAAGGGTAGCCTGCAGGGGGAGCCGATGGTGGAGAACCATACGGCCGGAATTGGGACCAGAGAGCGGCGGGTCTTGTGCTATTTGGCTGCGTTGGGCTCGACGGCGGAAGGGCACCATACGGCAGGAGTTGGGACCAAAGAGTGGTGGGTCCTGTGCCATTTGGCTGTATTGGCCTCGGCGGCGGAGCGGCATCATACGGTAGGAGTTGGTACAAAATTGGGCGTTGGGTTGCAACTGCTTCTAGAGGAGCCGTAGAATCCAACCTTGGCGCTGGGTAATACGAGTCTTGCCGCTCCAACTACGCCAAATCAAAGTCAAAGAAGAAATAACTACTATTGTACTTATAATTGGTCAATAGATAGTTGTATAAGAA
This region includes:
- the LOC120085540 gene encoding leucine-rich repeat extensin-like protein 5 isoform X3, whose amino-acid sequence is MAFWGGTQRQTRQLLEVTVDRCYNLEDTEPFATEYSCVLEYGDSTRRTRPCFEFSSNNYLPMVMLSLPGLSRRQMAGYIRLTLQFPTSSCRLERQDSYYPAPRLDSTAPLEAVATQRPILYQLLPYDAAPPPRPIQPNGTGPTTLWSQLLPYGALPPSSPTQPNSTRPAALWSQFRPYGSPPSAPPAGYPLSQYPIHPPPPPGSGPSGIYPPPPR